The following are encoded in a window of Myxocyprinus asiaticus isolate MX2 ecotype Aquarium Trade chromosome 17, UBuf_Myxa_2, whole genome shotgun sequence genomic DNA:
- the LOC127455502 gene encoding E2F-associated phosphoprotein-like isoform X1, with amino-acid sequence MELALPEILQSLFPVQKCLVIDIRVHFLVFYIKNGKMNRKDDYDSYEIEEPSDEEGAGSSSEDELDILLNGTPDQKRKLIREYLTGESESSSGDEFEKEMEAELSSTMKTMECSWTASSTQGQTSGTSDNTSTATKQPSREYDSIYFDSDSDEDDTAGSSRGQRRKQRSILTNDELLYDPDKDDRDQAWVDAKRKEYRNQRRLPPSANRRNKPPALPSSDAVLNCPACMTTLCLDCQRHEKYRTQYRAMFVMNCTVNKEEVLRYKTAIKRKQNRRRKKARQESTSTEVEMETEAGLIDARLAGMDEEEMYHPVKCTECSTEVAVYDKEEVYHFFNILASHC; translated from the exons ATGGAACTGGCGTTACCGGAAATATTACAAAGTTTGTTTCCGGTGCAAAAGTGTTTGGTAATTGACATACGCGTACACTTTCTTGTGTTTTATATAAAAAACGGAAAAATGAACCGAAAAGACGATTATGATTCATATGAAATTGAAGAGCCGAGCGACGAGGAAGGGGCGGGAAGCAG TTCTGAGGATGAGCTGGACATCCTTCTCAACGGCACTCCGGATCAGAAGAGGAAGCTCATCAGAGAGTATCTGACAGGGGAGAGCGAGTCCTCCAGTGGAGATGAGTTTGAGAAGGAGATGGAGGCCGAGCTCAGCAGCACCATGAAAACTATGGAGTGCAGCTGGACAGCATCCTCAACTCAAG GTCAAACCTCTGGGACCAGTGACAACACTTCCACAGCAACCAAACAGCCATCTCGGGAGTATGACAGCATTTACTTTGACTCAGACTCTGATGAAGATGACACAGCTG GCAGCTCTCGGGGTCAGAGGAGGAAGCAGCGCTCTATACTCACAAATGATGAGCTGTTATATGACCCAGATAAGGATGACCGGGATCAGGCGTGGGTGGATGCAAAAAGAAAAGA GTACAGAAATCAGAGACGCCTACCTCCTTCGGCAAACAGAAGAAACAAGCCCCCGGCTCTTCCAAGCAGTGATGCCGTTCTCAACTGTCCAGCCTGTATGACCACCCTGTGCCTGGACTGTCAGAG ACATGAGAAATATCGGACACAGTACAGAGCCATGTTCGTGATGAACTGCACTGTCAACAAAGAGGAAGTGCTGCGGTATAAAACGGCCATTAAGAGAAAACAGAACCGGCGGAGGAAGAAAGCTCGTCAGGAGTCCACATCAACAGAGGTAGAGATGGAGACTGAAGCCGGCCTGATTGATGCACGCTTAGCGGGAATGGACGAAGAGGAGATGTATCATCCGGTCAAATGCACAGAATGCTCCACTGAAGTGGCGGTTTATGATAAAGAGGAGGTGTACCATTTCTTCAACATTCTTGCAAGTCACTGCTGA
- the LOC127455502 gene encoding E2F-associated phosphoprotein-like isoform X2, whose translation MLQSLFPVQKCLVIDIRVHFLVFYLKDGKMNRKDDYDSYEIEEPSDEEGAGSSSEDELDILLNGTPDQKRKLIREYLTGESESSSGDEFEKEMEAELSSTMKTMECSWTASSTQGQTSGTSDNTSTATKQPSREYDSIYFDSDSDEDDTAGSSRGQRRKQRSILTNDELLYDPDKDDRDQAWVDAKRKEYRNQRRLPPSANRRNKPPALPSSDAVLNCPACMTTLCLDCQRHEKYRTQYRAMFVMNCTVNKEEVLRYKTAIKRKQNRRRKKARQESTSTEVEMETEAGLIDARLAGMDEEEMYHPVKCTECSTEVAVYDKEEVYHFFNILASHC comes from the exons ATGTTACAAAGTTTGTTTCCGGTGCAAAAGTGTTTGGTAATTGACATACGCGTACACTttcttgtgttttatttaaaagacGGAAAAATGAACCGAAAAGACGATTATGATTCATATGAAATTGAAGAGCCGAGCGACGAGGAAGGGGCAGGAAGCAG TTCTGAGGATGAGCTGGACATCCTTCTCAACGGCACTCCGGATCAGAAGAGGAAGCTCATCAGAGAGTATCTGACAGGGGAGAGCGAGTCCTCCAGTGGAGATGAGTTTGAGAAGGAGATGGAGGCCGAGCTCAGCAGCACCATGAAAACTATGGAGTGCAGCTGGACAGCATCCTCAACTCAAG GTCAAACCTCTGGGACCAGTGACAACACTTCCACAGCAACCAAACAGCCATCTCGGGAGTATGACAGCATTTACTTTGACTCAGACTCTGATGAAGATGACACAGCTG GCAGCTCTCGGGGTCAGAGGAGGAAGCAGCGCTCTATACTCACAAATGATGAGCTGTTATATGACCCAGATAAGGATGACCGGGATCAGGCGTGGGTGGATGCAAAAAGAAAAGA GTACAGAAATCAGAGACGCCTACCTCCTTCGGCAAACAGAAGAAACAAGCCCCCGGCTCTTCCAAGCAGTGATGCCGTTCTCAACTGTCCAGCCTGTATGACCACCCTGTGCCTGGACTGTCAGAG ACATGAGAAATATCGGACACAGTACAGAGCCATGTTCGTGATGAACTGCACTGTCAACAAAGAGGAAGTGCTGCGGTATAAAACGGCCATTAAGAGAAAACAGAACCGGCGGAGGAAGAAAGCTCGTCAGGAGTCCACATCAACAGAGGTAGAGATGGAGACTGAAGCCGGCCTGATTGATGCACGCTTAGCGGGAATGGACGAAGAGGAGATGTATCATCCGGTCAAATGCACAGAATGCTCCACTGAAGTGGCGGTTTATGATAAAGAGGAGGTGTACCATTTCTTCAACATTCTTGCAAGTCACTGCTGA
- the LOC127455496 gene encoding sorting nexin-6-like gives MMQEGLDDGPDFLSEEDRGPRAVNVDLQTDATLQVDISDALSERDKVKFTVHTKSTLPNFKQNEFSVVRQHEEFIWLHDSFVENEEYAGYIIPPAPPRPDFDASREKLQKLGEGEGSMTKEEFTKMKQELEAEYLAIFKKTVAMHEVFLCRVAAHPVLRKDLNFHVFLEYNQDLSVRGKNKKEKLEDFFKNVVKSADGVLVAGVKDVDDFFEHEKTFLLEYHNRVKDASAKSDRMIRSHKSAADDINRIASTLYTLGTQDSTDLCKFFLKVSELFEKTRKIEARVAADEDLKLADLLKYYLRESQAAKDLLYRRGRALVYYENANKALDKARAKNKDVLQAETTQQVCCQKFEKISESAKQELIDFKTRRVAAFRKNLVELAELELKHAKGNLQLLQSCLGVLKGDT, from the exons ATGATG CAAGAAGGGCTGGACGACGGCCCCGATTTCCTTTCCGAAGAGGACAGGGGA ccaagagcagtgaatgtGGATCTTCAAACCGACGCTACACTACAGGTGGACATTTCAGATGCACTGAGTGAGAGAGACAAAGTCAAGTTCACCGTTCATACAAAG AGTACTCTACCTAACTTCAAGCAGAATGAATTCTCAGTGGTCAGACAACATGAAGAGTTTATCTGGCTCCACGACTCATTTGTGGAAAATGAAGAATATGCAGGTTATATT ATTCCACCCGCTCCTCCAAGACCAGATTTTGATGCATCACGAGAGAAACTTCAGAAGTTGGGTGAAGGTGAAGGATCTATGACTAAAGAGGAGTTCACTAAAATGAAACAAGAACTGGAGGC TGAATATTTGGCCATCTTCAAGAAGACTGTGGCAATGCATGAGGTCTTTCTTTGCCGTGTCGCTGCCCATCCTGTCCTACGCAAAGACTTGAACTTTCATGTTTTCTTAGAGTACAACCAAGAC CTGAGTGTACGAGGGAAAAACAAGAAGGAAAAGCTGGAGGACTTCTTCAAGAATGTGGTGAAGTCTGCAGATGGAGTTCTAGTGGCTGGAGTGAAG GACGTTGATGATTTCTTTGAACACGAGAAAACATTCCTTTTAGAGTACCACAACCGTGTCAAAGACGCCTCTGCCAAATCTGATAGAATGATCAGATCTCACAAAA GTGCGGCAGATGACATAAACAGAATCGCCTCCACACTGTACACTTTAGGAACCCAAGACTCTACAGATTTGTGCAA ATTTTTCCTGAAAGTATCAGAGCTTTTTGAGAAAACAAGG AAAATTGAAGCACGTGTGGCCGCTGACGAGGACTTGAAACTTGCAGATTTGTTGAAGTATTACCTCAGAGAGTCGCAAGCTGCAAAG GATCTCCTGTACAGACGAGGGAGGGCATTAGTTTATTATGAGAACGCCAATAAAGCTCTGGACAAAGCTCGGGCTAAAAACAAAGATGTTCTCCAAGCAGAAACCACACAGCAAGTGTGCTGTCAGAAGTTTGAGAAAATCTCTGAATCCGCAAAACAAG AACTGATAGATTTCAAGACGAGACGAGTAGCAGCATTCAGAAAGAACTTGGTGGAACTGGCTGAGCTGGAACTAAAACATGCCAAG GGGAATCTACAGCTGCTGCAGAGCTGTCTTGGAGTTCTGAAAGGGGACACTTAG